One genomic region from Cardiocondyla obscurior isolate alpha-2009 linkage group LG01, Cobs3.1, whole genome shotgun sequence encodes:
- the LOC139102884 gene encoding uncharacterized protein isoform X2: MYEQAVSSWAVGLYSLLDPTKFLPFVPNLWDKQVIGSHYKNDTKIQEIDVLVGYLILFWVILYLVYEKSLNSLFRRMYFPLLQRNRIIEAVWNCGFCFGSICYMRSSTVQIFASHEQGITYHELGVALHKSFYFHQAGVNILCQGAWIKGCANLLFASLVLNPYQQNYRWCAVTSTFLMYKAIDIVIVNVCRILLCIFPTVGRPVSKLLFLLHCLTWVYLYLHYVPTSLLWPEDVKNTRTEPGLWLWFTAELLDSVWLRLIGHARATHWLEICLFSPPTQEATELAGIHKRHKESLRKYRNNTSKKIELWQTRNGN; this comes from the exons ATGTACGAGCAAGCTGTGAGTAGCTGGGCTGTTGGCCTGTACTCTTTACTCGACCCAACGAAGTTCCTACCGTTCGTCCCGAATTTGTGGGACAAGCAAGTTATAGGCTCGCATTATAAAAATGACACGAAAATACAAGAGATCGACGTACTTGTTGGATACCTCATTTTGTTCTGGGTGATACTGTATCTGGTATATGAAAAGAGTCTTAAT TCATTGTTTAGGCGAATGTACTTTCCATTGCTCCAACGAAACAGGATAATTGAGGCTGTGTGGAACTGTGGATTTTGCTTTGGCAGTATATGCTACATGAGGTCGTCCACTGTCCAGATCTTTGCTTCTCATGAGCAGGGAATAACATACCATGAATTGGGAGTTGCTCTCCACaagagcttttattttcatcaagctGGAGTCAACATTCTGTGTCAGGGTGCTTGGATAAAGGGCTGTGCTAACTTGCTCTTTGCATCCTTGGTCTTGAATCCATACCAGCAAaa tTACAGATGGTGTGCAGTTACTAGTACCTTTTTGATGTATAAAGCTATTGACATTGTGATAGTTAACGTTTGCCGAATTCTGTTATGTATTTTTCCAACTGTTGGGAGGCCAGTCTCTAAATTGTTGTTTCTGCTGCACTGCCTGACTTG GGTCTATTTATACTTACATTATGTGCCTACATCATTGCTATGGCCAGAAGACGTCAAGAACACAAGAACAGAGCCTGGCTTGTGGCTTTGGTTCACAGCAGAGTTGTTAGATTCA GTATGGTTAAGACTCATTGGACACGCGAGGGCTACACATTGGCTCGAAATCTGCCTATTTTCGCCACCAACGCAAGAAGCCACTGAGTTGGCTGGCATTCATAAAAGGCACAAAGAATCTTTAAGAAAGTATCGTAACAATACATCAAAGAAAATTGAATTGTGGCAAAC GCGCAATGGCaattaa
- the LOC139102884 gene encoding uncharacterized protein isoform X1: protein MYEQAVSSWAVGLYSLLDPTKFLPFVPNLWDKQVIGSHYKNDTKIQEIDVLVGYLILFWVILYLVYEKSLNSLFRRMYFPLLQRNRIIEAVWNCGFCFGSICYMRSSTVQIFASHEQGITYHELGVALHKSFYFHQAGVNILCQGAWIKGCANLLFASLVLNPYQQNYRWCAVTSTFLMYKAIDIVIVNVCRILLCIFPTVGRPVSKLLFLLHCLTWVYLYLHYVPTSLLWPEDVKNTRTEPGLWLWFTAELLDSVWLRLIGHARATHWLEICLFSPPTQEATELAGIHKRHKESLRKYRNNTSKKIELWQTLVCAMAIKKKIKRLREARSNTDALTRDVEEMESQIDSELAEN, encoded by the exons ATGTACGAGCAAGCTGTGAGTAGCTGGGCTGTTGGCCTGTACTCTTTACTCGACCCAACGAAGTTCCTACCGTTCGTCCCGAATTTGTGGGACAAGCAAGTTATAGGCTCGCATTATAAAAATGACACGAAAATACAAGAGATCGACGTACTTGTTGGATACCTCATTTTGTTCTGGGTGATACTGTATCTGGTATATGAAAAGAGTCTTAAT TCATTGTTTAGGCGAATGTACTTTCCATTGCTCCAACGAAACAGGATAATTGAGGCTGTGTGGAACTGTGGATTTTGCTTTGGCAGTATATGCTACATGAGGTCGTCCACTGTCCAGATCTTTGCTTCTCATGAGCAGGGAATAACATACCATGAATTGGGAGTTGCTCTCCACaagagcttttattttcatcaagctGGAGTCAACATTCTGTGTCAGGGTGCTTGGATAAAGGGCTGTGCTAACTTGCTCTTTGCATCCTTGGTCTTGAATCCATACCAGCAAaa tTACAGATGGTGTGCAGTTACTAGTACCTTTTTGATGTATAAAGCTATTGACATTGTGATAGTTAACGTTTGCCGAATTCTGTTATGTATTTTTCCAACTGTTGGGAGGCCAGTCTCTAAATTGTTGTTTCTGCTGCACTGCCTGACTTG GGTCTATTTATACTTACATTATGTGCCTACATCATTGCTATGGCCAGAAGACGTCAAGAACACAAGAACAGAGCCTGGCTTGTGGCTTTGGTTCACAGCAGAGTTGTTAGATTCA GTATGGTTAAGACTCATTGGACACGCGAGGGCTACACATTGGCTCGAAATCTGCCTATTTTCGCCACCAACGCAAGAAGCCACTGAGTTGGCTGGCATTCATAAAAGGCACAAAGAATCTTTAAGAAAGTATCGTAACAATACATCAAAGAAAATTGAATTGTGGCAAACGTTAGTTT GCGCAATGGCaattaagaagaaaattaaaaggctTCGCGAAGCAAGAAGTAATACAGATGCATTGACGAGAGATGTTGAGGAAATGGAATCGCAAATAGATAGTGAGCTGGCGGAGAATTAG